One Syntrophales bacterium DNA segment encodes these proteins:
- a CDS encoding ABC transporter ATP-binding protein — protein MSTAGDPILKIEGLATYFETARGTVRAVDGVDLSVRSGETVGIVGESGCGKTVLALSILRLVPPPGRIAAGRIVFGGRDLLVLPEEEMRRIRGREISMIFQEPMTSLNPVFRVGDQVAEVLEIHEGLPRRKALERVTEVFRLVGIPSPETRIRDYPHQLSGGLRQRVMIAMALCLKPRLMLADEPTTALDVTIQAQILDLIKRLKEETGTSVLLVTHDLGVVAEAAQFVAVMYAGIIVEYGPAGDVFASPHHPYTVGLLASVPRGRGGDGGRLPAIAGTVPSLDELPAGCRFSGRCPDVMEICRREEPAVTEPAPGRSVRCWKFS, from the coding sequence CGACCTATTTTGAGACGGCCCGGGGGACCGTCCGGGCGGTGGACGGCGTCGACCTGTCTGTCCGTTCCGGGGAGACCGTGGGCATCGTCGGCGAATCCGGATGCGGGAAGACCGTCCTGGCCCTCTCGATCCTCCGCCTTGTGCCGCCGCCGGGCCGGATTGCCGCGGGCCGCATCGTCTTCGGAGGCCGCGATCTCCTGGTCCTTCCGGAGGAGGAGATGCGGCGCATCCGGGGCCGGGAGATCTCCATGATCTTCCAGGAGCCCATGACCTCCCTCAACCCCGTCTTCCGCGTGGGCGACCAGGTGGCGGAGGTCCTGGAGATCCACGAGGGATTGCCGCGGCGGAAGGCCCTGGAGCGGGTCACGGAGGTCTTCCGGCTGGTCGGAATCCCATCCCCGGAGACGCGCATCCGCGACTATCCGCATCAGCTCAGCGGGGGACTTCGCCAGCGGGTCATGATCGCCATGGCCCTGTGCCTGAAGCCCCGGTTGATGCTGGCCGACGAGCCGACCACCGCCCTGGACGTGACGATCCAGGCCCAGATCCTGGATCTTATCAAGCGGCTCAAGGAGGAGACGGGGACGTCCGTACTGCTGGTCACCCACGACCTGGGAGTCGTCGCCGAGGCGGCCCAGTTCGTGGCGGTCATGTACGCCGGGATCATCGTCGAATACGGCCCCGCAGGGGACGTCTTTGCCTCTCCGCACCACCCATATACGGTGGGCCTCCTCGCCTCGGTTCCACGGGGGCGGGGCGGGGACGGCGGGCGCCTTCCCGCCATCGCCGGCACAGTGCCCTCCCTCGACGAGTTGCCTGCTGGATGCCGCTTCTCCGGCCGCTGTCCCGACGTCATGGAGATCTGCCGTCGGGAGGAGCCCGCCGTGACGGAGCCGGCGCCGGGCCGAAGCGTACGCTGCTGGAAATTCTCATGA
- a CDS encoding MATE family efflux transporter — MTDKSLDLGRGPILPLLLRMSWPSMAAMLSMALYNLMDTLWLARTSHQAVAALTVNFPVQMILAALGVGTGVGAGSYAARMFGAGNLEAARKTAGQVFLLTFAFGTLLIILTLANPDGLLRLFGASDDILPMARSYLTIVIFTSPCVLFFMMVNNLLRAEGRPNLSMHVVLVFSAIGMVLDPIFILGWGPIPAMGIRGAAYSAVISQSAAALLSLYFISLRSSRYRLDRSLLLPDPGILRSIFQTGFPSIIMNFVVSAVIVVFNHALAPFGDEALATLGMCFRVNGVVMMLLFGVGHGVMPMVGFSAGARSYERLIETVREATRFSLILAVASFLLIEILAPQVLGLFSTDPRLMAMAVPALRIFVSAMVIIAPALVWINMFIGLGKGSTAMWLMFIRDMLLLVPLLIILPPFFGVSGVWLAQPLSSVVAFFIIRHRALREIRSFREAAAV, encoded by the coding sequence ATGACGGACAAAAGCCTGGATCTGGGCCGCGGCCCCATTCTTCCCCTTCTCCTCCGGATGAGCTGGCCCTCCATGGCCGCCATGCTGTCCATGGCCCTCTACAACCTCATGGACACGCTGTGGCTCGCCCGGACGAGCCACCAGGCAGTGGCGGCCCTGACGGTGAACTTCCCGGTCCAGATGATCCTGGCCGCCCTCGGCGTCGGCACCGGTGTCGGAGCCGGCTCTTACGCCGCCCGCATGTTCGGGGCGGGAAACCTGGAGGCGGCCCGGAAGACGGCGGGTCAGGTTTTCCTGCTCACCTTCGCGTTCGGGACCCTGCTGATCATCCTGACCCTCGCCAACCCCGACGGCCTGCTCCGGCTGTTCGGCGCCTCCGACGACATCCTGCCCATGGCCCGAAGCTACCTGACCATCGTGATCTTCACCTCCCCCTGCGTCCTGTTTTTCATGATGGTGAACAACCTGCTTCGCGCCGAGGGAAGACCGAACCTGTCCATGCACGTCGTCCTCGTCTTCTCCGCTATCGGGATGGTCCTGGATCCGATATTCATCCTGGGCTGGGGACCCATCCCGGCCATGGGAATCCGTGGCGCCGCGTACTCCGCTGTCATCTCCCAGTCCGCGGCGGCACTGCTGTCCCTCTATTTCATCAGCCTCCGGTCGTCCAGGTACCGTCTCGACCGGAGCCTGCTCCTGCCGGACCCGGGGATTCTCCGGTCCATCTTCCAGACCGGATTCCCGTCCATCATCATGAACTTCGTCGTCAGCGCCGTCATCGTTGTTTTCAACCACGCCCTTGCCCCCTTCGGCGACGAGGCCCTGGCGACGCTGGGAATGTGCTTCCGGGTGAACGGCGTGGTGATGATGCTCCTCTTCGGGGTGGGGCATGGCGTGATGCCCATGGTCGGCTTCAGTGCCGGCGCCCGTAGCTATGAACGGCTGATCGAAACGGTGCGGGAGGCCACCCGGTTTTCCCTCATCCTGGCAGTGGCGTCCTTCCTGCTGATCGAAATCCTGGCACCGCAGGTCCTCGGCCTGTTCTCGACCGATCCGCGCCTCATGGCGATGGCCGTGCCGGCGCTCCGGATTTTCGTTTCCGCCATGGTTATCATCGCCCCGGCGCTGGTGTGGATCAACATGTTCATCGGCCTCGGGAAGGGATCGACGGCCATGTGGCTCATGTTCATCCGGGATATGCTGCTCCTGGTGCCGCTCTTGATCATCCTGCCGCCGTTCTTCGGGGTGAGCGGGGTCTGGCTGGCCCAGCCGCTCTCCAGTGTCGTGGCATTCTTTATCATCCGCCACCGGGCGCTCCGCGAGATCCGCTCGTTCCGGGAAGCCGCCGCCGTTTGA
- a CDS encoding cold-shock protein, with amino-acid sequence MAQGKVKWFNEKKGYGFIENDEGGDVFVHYSSIQSTGFKTLQEGQRVGFEIEQGKKGPAAVKVQPI; translated from the coding sequence TTGGCACAGGGTAAGGTGAAGTGGTTCAACGAGAAGAAGGGGTATGGCTTCATCGAGAACGATGAAGGCGGTGACGTGTTTGTTCATTACAGCTCCATTCAGTCTACCGGTTTCAAGACGCTCCAGGAAGGCCAGCGAGTGGGCTTTGAAATCGAGCAGGGCAAAAAAGGCCCCGCTGCCGTGAAAGTCCAGCCTATATAA
- the miaA gene encoding tRNA (adenosine(37)-N6)-dimethylallyltransferase MiaA, with translation MNAQRTNLIVIVGPTASGKTRLAARLARKTGSEVISADSRQVYRGLDIGSGKDLGDYLVDGVPVPYHLIDIADPREEFSVFSYQRAFRDCFAELSRRGIVPVLAGGTGLYIEAVLRDYRMEEVPENPELRRELADMSEGELAEMLRFANPRLHNTTDLTDRARLLRAIEIARHRTDAPAEPGPILRPLVAGVRWDRAVLRSRIARRLEERLAGGLVEEVRRLRESGVSQERLYALGLEYRYISLHLAGDLPYEAMVRTLNTRIGQFAKRQETWFRGMERRGVPIRWIDGDDYDTLRDLVMAAVP, from the coding sequence ATGAACGCGCAAAGGACAAACCTGATTGTCATCGTCGGTCCCACCGCATCCGGGAAGACGCGCCTTGCCGCCCGCCTGGCCCGGAAGACCGGCTCGGAGGTGATCTCCGCGGACTCCCGGCAGGTCTACCGGGGCCTGGACATCGGCTCCGGAAAAGACCTCGGGGACTACCTCGTCGACGGCGTCCCGGTTCCGTACCATCTGATCGACATCGCCGATCCCCGGGAAGAGTTCAGCGTCTTCTCCTACCAGCGGGCGTTTCGCGACTGCTTCGCGGAGCTGTCCCGGCGGGGGATCGTGCCCGTTCTGGCCGGCGGGACGGGGTTGTACATCGAGGCGGTCCTCCGGGACTACCGCATGGAAGAGGTCCCCGAGAATCCGGAGCTGAGGCGGGAACTGGCGGACATGAGCGAAGGGGAGCTGGCGGAGATGCTCCGCTTTGCCAATCCCCGGCTGCACAACACAACGGACCTGACGGACCGTGCGCGTCTTCTGCGGGCCATCGAGATCGCACGCCACCGGACGGATGCCCCGGCGGAGCCGGGACCCATCCTCCGTCCCCTGGTCGCGGGAGTGCGTTGGGACCGGGCGGTCCTCCGGAGCCGAATCGCCAGGCGCCTTGAGGAACGCCTGGCGGGGGGACTGGTCGAGGAGGTGCGGCGGCTCCGGGAATCGGGCGTCTCACAGGAGCGGCTCTACGCCCTCGGCCTCGAGTATCGCTACATCAGCCTCCACCTGGCCGGGGATCTTCCGTATGAAGCGATGGTCCGGACCCTGAATACGCGCATCGGCCAGTTCGCGAAGAGGCAGGAGACGTGGTTCCGGGGCATGGAGCGCCGGGGTGTCCCGATCCGCTGGATCGACGGGGACGACTACGACACGCTCAGGGACCTGGTGATGGCGGCCGTGCCATGA
- a CDS encoding ATP-binding cassette domain-containing protein: MEQRRLPEALVDIRELRKGYPVRGGFPGRHGTVRAVDGVSLRIRRGETLGLVGESGCGKSTLGRLLLRLEEPTAGRILFEGKDISSLDGAALQAYRRRVQIIFQDPYSSLNPRMSAGAIIGEPLAVHGTPAAEIPGEVERLAEMVGLSREQTTRYPHEFSGGQRQRIGVARALALRPDLIVADEPVSALDVSIQAQILNLLKDLQERFGLSYLFITHDFGVVRFMSDRIAVMYLGRIVELIGNESLDSHPLHPYTEALLSAVPAPDPASRRMRIVLPGDPPSAVDPPPGCVFHPRCPRRMEVCSREVPVLAGRDNGHPTACHLFGIADGDPSL; the protein is encoded by the coding sequence ATGGAACAGCGGAGGTTGCCGGAGGCGCTGGTGGACATCCGGGAACTCCGGAAGGGGTATCCCGTGCGGGGCGGATTCCCGGGACGGCACGGAACGGTTCGGGCGGTGGACGGTGTGTCCCTCCGGATCCGGCGCGGGGAGACCCTGGGTCTGGTCGGGGAATCGGGCTGCGGGAAGTCCACCCTGGGACGGCTTCTTCTCCGCCTGGAGGAGCCCACGGCGGGCCGGATCCTCTTCGAGGGGAAGGACATCTCCTCCCTGGACGGCGCAGCCCTGCAGGCGTATCGCCGCCGGGTCCAGATCATCTTCCAGGATCCCTATTCATCCCTCAATCCCCGCATGTCCGCGGGCGCCATCATCGGTGAGCCCCTGGCGGTTCACGGTACGCCGGCGGCGGAAATTCCCGGGGAGGTGGAGCGCCTTGCGGAGATGGTGGGCCTTTCCCGGGAGCAGACGACCCGGTATCCCCACGAGTTCAGCGGCGGGCAGCGGCAGCGGATCGGCGTCGCCCGGGCGCTGGCCCTCCGGCCCGACCTGATCGTGGCGGACGAGCCCGTCTCGGCCCTGGACGTATCCATCCAGGCGCAGATCCTCAATCTCCTGAAGGATCTCCAGGAGCGGTTCGGGCTTTCCTACCTGTTCATCACCCACGATTTCGGAGTCGTGCGCTTCATGAGCGACCGCATCGCCGTCATGTACCTGGGGCGGATTGTCGAGTTGATCGGAAACGAGAGCCTGGACAGCCATCCGCTGCATCCCTACACGGAGGCACTGCTGTCGGCCGTGCCCGCGCCGGACCCGGCAAGCCGGCGGATGCGGATCGTCCTTCCGGGAGACCCCCCCAGCGCCGTAGATCCCCCGCCGGGCTGCGTGTTTCATCCCCGCTGCCCCCGGCGGATGGAGGTCTGCAGCCGGGAAGTGCCCGTCCTGGCCGGGCGGGACAACGGGCATCCCACGGCCTGCCATCTGTTCGGAATCGCGGACGGGGACCCGTCCCTCTGA